A genomic stretch from Candidatus Zixiibacteriota bacterium includes:
- the pheA gene encoding prephenate dehydratase, whose protein sequence is MALKRVAFQGERGAFSETAVSTLIGGRFTPVPCPTFEDVFASVAKCRADRAVIPIENSLAGSVIANYDLLVRHSLHIIGESQLRVVHCLMAKPEAKRRRIVQVYSHPVALEQCRRFLRRYRRMKPIPYYDTAGAARLVAESDDDNIAAIAGPHAAAAYGLRILRRSIEDDPTNSTRFLLLARRRSEVRGRAKTSLVFALPHEPGALFKALSVFALRDINLTKLESRPSRSRRWTYHFHVDIEGNANDKNIRNALSHLQETAPFLKVLGSYPIRVRVSPQ, encoded by the coding sequence ATGGCACTCAAGAGAGTCGCGTTTCAGGGCGAGCGTGGCGCGTTTTCCGAAACGGCAGTTTCGACACTCATCGGCGGGCGTTTCACACCCGTGCCATGTCCCACATTCGAAGATGTGTTCGCCAGTGTCGCCAAGTGTCGCGCCGACCGGGCGGTGATCCCGATTGAAAACTCACTCGCGGGATCGGTGATTGCCAACTACGATCTGCTTGTCCGTCACAGCCTGCACATCATCGGTGAATCACAACTTCGTGTCGTGCATTGTCTGATGGCAAAGCCGGAGGCAAAGCGGCGGCGGATTGTGCAAGTCTACTCTCATCCGGTGGCATTGGAGCAATGCCGGCGGTTTTTGCGGCGTTACAGGAGGATGAAGCCGATTCCGTACTACGACACCGCCGGTGCGGCACGATTGGTCGCCGAATCGGATGACGACAATATCGCTGCCATTGCCGGGCCACACGCGGCCGCAGCGTATGGACTGCGGATTCTGCGCCGATCCATCGAAGATGACCCGACCAACAGCACGCGCTTTCTGCTATTGGCAAGGCGGCGCTCAGAAGTACGCGGCCGTGCCAAGACGTCGCTCGTGTTTGCACTACCCCACGAGCCGGGGGCACTCTTTAAGGCGCTGTCGGTGTTCGCATTGCGGGACATCAATCTCACCAAGCTCGAATCGCGCCCGTCGCGCTCGCGACGCTGGACGTATCACTTCCATGTCGACATTGAAGGCAACGCGAACGACAAAAACATCCGCAACGCCTTATCCCACCTGCAGGAGACGGCGCCGTTTCTGAAAGTGCTGGGGAGTTATCCGATACGGGTGCGAGTAAGCCCGCAGTGA
- a CDS encoding response regulator, protein MNGATVLVVEDERDILEVIRHNLAREGYRVLEASDGDEGLRSALDHGPDLVVLDIMLPSVDGIEVCRQLKSDPVTASIPIIMVTARSDDTDIVLGLMTGADDYLTKPFSPKELVARVRAVLRRGRPSLPEAGQSRVLRKGLSVDPDRHEVKVDGRSVALTATEFRLLHFLSTNPGRVFSREQLLHRAIGSDAVVIKRNIDVHIRGIRKKLGDYAEFVETIRGVGYRFRDNGTS, encoded by the coding sequence ATGAACGGGGCAACAGTGTTAGTCGTCGAGGATGAGCGCGATATCCTCGAGGTTATCCGCCACAATCTGGCGCGCGAGGGGTATCGGGTTTTGGAAGCGTCCGACGGGGACGAAGGCCTGCGCAGCGCCCTGGATCACGGCCCCGACCTGGTGGTATTGGACATCATGCTGCCGTCGGTTGATGGAATCGAAGTTTGTCGCCAATTGAAATCCGACCCGGTTACCGCCTCGATTCCCATCATCATGGTCACAGCGCGCTCTGATGACACCGACATCGTCTTGGGTTTGATGACGGGGGCGGATGATTACCTCACCAAGCCGTTTTCTCCCAAGGAATTGGTAGCCCGGGTGCGGGCGGTGCTGCGACGCGGCCGGCCGTCGCTTCCCGAGGCGGGACAGTCTCGCGTATTGCGCAAGGGATTGTCGGTCGACCCCGACCGGCACGAGGTTAAAGTCGATGGACGATCGGTTGCGCTGACCGCGACCGAGTTTCGGTTGTTGCACTTCTTGTCCACCAACCCCGGCCGCGTGTTCTCCCGCGAGCAGCTTCTGCATCGCGCGATCGGTTCGGACGCCGTGGTGATCAAGCGCAACATCGACGTACACATTCGCGGCATTCGCAAAAAACTCGGCGACTACGCCGAATTTGTCGAGACGATTCGCGGCGTCGGATACCGTTTTCGCGACAACGGCACCTCCTGA